Proteins encoded by one window of Burkholderia plantarii:
- a CDS encoding HAD-IA family hydrolase, which produces MSANGMSLPAGEGRDRLLICDCDGVLIDSEAVAAGVLVSELEARWPGVDVRPVVMPLLGLRTERVLERAAEQVGRALAAAEVAAIRTAVERAAVLAPAVDGIDAALAAIALPIACASNSNRAYVEAALTRTGLKRHFGERLFCADGVERPKPAPDVYLAAAHTLGFAPEHCLVVEDSATGITAAAAAGMTVIGFIGGGHASPSQVDALRAIGARHVFDRMDALPGLAAQWIATGSVPSQ; this is translated from the coding sequence ATGAGCGCGAACGGCATGAGCCTGCCGGCCGGCGAGGGGCGCGACCGCCTGCTGATCTGCGATTGCGACGGCGTGCTGATCGACAGCGAGGCGGTGGCCGCCGGCGTGCTGGTGAGCGAGCTGGAAGCGCGCTGGCCCGGCGTGGACGTGCGCCCGGTGGTGATGCCGCTGCTTGGCCTGCGCACCGAACGCGTGCTGGAGCGCGCGGCCGAACAGGTCGGCCGCGCGCTCGCGGCCGCCGAGGTCGCCGCGATCCGCACGGCGGTGGAGCGCGCGGCGGTGCTCGCGCCGGCCGTGGACGGCATCGACGCGGCGCTCGCCGCGATCGCGCTGCCGATCGCCTGCGCGAGCAACAGCAATCGCGCCTACGTGGAGGCAGCGCTGACCCGCACCGGCCTCAAGCGCCATTTCGGCGAGCGGCTGTTCTGCGCCGACGGCGTCGAGCGGCCCAAGCCCGCGCCCGACGTCTACCTGGCCGCCGCCCACACGCTCGGCTTCGCGCCCGAGCACTGCCTGGTGGTGGAGGACAGCGCGACCGGCATCACCGCCGCGGCCGCGGCCGGCATGACGGTGATCGGCTTCATCGGCGGCGGCCACGCCTCGCCGTCGCAGGTCGACGCGCTGCGCGCGATCGGCGCGCGCCACGTGTTCGACCGGATGGACGCGCTGCCCGGCCTCGCCGCGCAGTGGATCGCGACCGGCAGCGTGCCGTCGCAGTGA
- a CDS encoding carbohydrate ABC transporter permease, translating to MSDLTATPRAAGASGPSGGLGAALGTVRRAIPGVLAWLIALLLFFPIFWMAITAFKTEQQAYSMSLIFTPTLDSFREVFARSNYFGFAWNSILISVGVTLLCLLLAVPAAYAMAFFPTRRTQKVLLWMLSTKMMPSVGVLVPIYLLWKNSGLLDTVSGLVIVYTLINLPIAVWMTFTYFAEIPRDILEAGRIDGASTWQEIVYLLMPMALPGLASTALLLVILSWNEAFWSINLTSSNAAPLTVFIASYSSPEGLFWAKLSAASLLAVAPILIVGWLSQKQLVRGLTFGAVK from the coding sequence ATGAGCGACCTGACCGCAACCCCGCGCGCCGCGGGCGCGTCCGGCCCGTCCGGCGGCCTCGGCGCCGCGCTCGGCACCGTCCGGCGCGCGATTCCCGGCGTGCTCGCGTGGCTGATCGCGCTGCTGCTGTTCTTCCCGATCTTCTGGATGGCGATCACCGCGTTCAAGACCGAGCAGCAGGCCTACTCGATGTCGCTGATCTTCACGCCGACGCTCGACAGCTTCCGCGAGGTGTTCGCGCGGAGCAACTACTTCGGCTTCGCCTGGAACTCGATCCTGATCTCGGTCGGCGTGACGCTGCTGTGCCTGCTGCTGGCGGTGCCGGCCGCCTACGCGATGGCGTTCTTCCCGACCCGGCGCACCCAGAAGGTGCTGCTGTGGATGCTGTCCACCAAGATGATGCCGTCGGTGGGCGTGCTGGTGCCGATCTACCTGCTCTGGAAGAACTCGGGCCTGCTCGACACCGTAAGCGGCCTCGTGATCGTCTACACGCTGATCAACCTGCCGATCGCGGTGTGGATGACGTTCACCTATTTCGCCGAGATCCCGCGCGACATCCTGGAGGCGGGCCGCATCGACGGCGCCAGCACCTGGCAGGAGATCGTCTACCTGCTGATGCCGATGGCGCTGCCGGGCCTCGCGTCCACCGCGCTGCTGCTGGTGATCCTGTCCTGGAACGAGGCGTTCTGGAGCATCAACCTGACGAGTTCGAACGCGGCGCCGCTGACCGTGTTCATCGCCTCCTACTCGAGCCCCGAGGGGCTGTTCTGGGCCAAGCTGTCGGCCGCCTCGCTGCTGGCCGTGGCGCCGATCCTGATCGTCGGCTGGCTGTCGCAGAAGCAGCTGGTGCGCGGCCTCACGTTCGGGGCGGTCAAATGA
- a CDS encoding carbohydrate ABC transporter permease — MRHLRLPLHHPAPMTDSSPASAASSRGKPARWLVTPSVAVLLLWMSIPLAMTIWYSFTRYNLLNPDEKGFTGLDNYRYLATDPSFLPAIWHTLVLIVAVLAITVVGGVLMAVLFDRKFYGQGIARLLAIAPFFVMPTVSALIWKNMILNPVYGLIAHLMRGLGMAPIDWFAEYPLTAVIMIVAWQWLPFAFLILFTAIQSLDQEQKEAARIDGAGPFAMFFYITLPHLKRAIAVVVMMETIFLLSIFAEIYTTTGGGPGNATTNLSYLIYALGLQQFDVGLASAGGILAVVLANVVSFFLVRMLAKNLKGEYEA, encoded by the coding sequence ATGCGTCACTTACGTCTTCCCCTACATCACCCGGCGCCCATGACCGATTCGTCTCCCGCCTCCGCCGCGTCCTCGCGCGGCAAGCCCGCCCGCTGGCTCGTCACGCCTTCGGTGGCGGTGCTGCTGCTGTGGATGTCGATCCCGCTCGCGATGACGATCTGGTATTCGTTCACGCGCTACAACCTGCTGAATCCCGACGAGAAGGGCTTCACCGGGCTCGACAACTACCGCTACCTGGCCACCGACCCGTCGTTCCTGCCGGCGATCTGGCACACGCTGGTGCTGATCGTGGCGGTGCTCGCGATCACCGTGGTCGGCGGCGTGCTGATGGCCGTGCTGTTCGACCGCAAGTTCTACGGGCAGGGCATCGCGCGCCTGCTCGCGATCGCGCCGTTCTTCGTGATGCCGACCGTCTCGGCGCTGATCTGGAAGAACATGATCCTGAACCCCGTCTACGGCCTGATCGCCCACCTGATGCGCGGGCTCGGCATGGCGCCGATCGACTGGTTCGCCGAATACCCGCTGACCGCCGTGATCATGATCGTCGCCTGGCAGTGGCTGCCGTTCGCGTTCCTGATCCTGTTCACCGCGATCCAGTCGCTCGACCAGGAGCAGAAGGAGGCCGCGCGCATCGACGGCGCCGGGCCGTTCGCGATGTTCTTCTACATCACGCTGCCGCACCTGAAGCGCGCGATCGCCGTGGTGGTGATGATGGAAACCATCTTCCTGCTGTCGATCTTCGCCGAGATCTACACGACCACCGGCGGCGGCCCCGGCAACGCCACCACCAACCTGTCCTACCTGATCTACGCGCTCGGGCTGCAGCAGTTCGACGTCGGCCTCGCCTCGGCGGGCGGCATCCTCGCCGTCGTGCTCGCGAACGTCGTGTCGTTCTTCCTGGTGCGGATGCTCGCGAAAAACCTCAAAGGGGAGTACGAAGCATGA